The sequence AATTGCATTGTCATAACAATTGCCGCTCGAACTCATCGATTGTTTCATCTGATAGCTTTTCAATTGTTCTCTGAATGATTTGCTCGTATACTGACTGCCTCTGTCACTGTGAAAAATTAACCCCGCCGGTGGATTTCTATGAATTACGGCAATCCTTAAAGCTCTATTTATTATTTCAGCGCTCAATCTCTGACTTACCGACCATCCCACTATCTTTCTTGAGTAAATATCCATTATCACTGCCAAATACAACCAGCCTTCTGATGTCCACAAATATGTTATATCGCTCGTCCAGACCTTATCTTTCTCTTCCGAACGAAAATTGCCTTTTACCAAATTTTCGCTCACCTCCGCTTTTCGATTCTGACGCGTCGTTGATTTGTATCTCTTCTTCATCTTGGCTCGTATATTGTGTAGCCTCATCAACCTTGCCACTTTCTTCCTGTTTACAATTATTCCATTCCTTCTGATCGACGCCGTTATCCTTGGCGATCCATACCTGCCATCGCTTCTATTGTAATGAAATCTTATTATCTCTAATAATTTCCGATCTTCTATCTCTCTACTACTTAATTTCCTTTTTAGCCAATTATAATACCCGGAGCGACTGACCCGTAATACCCGGCACATTAACTCTAAAGGATAATTCCTTCGGTTCTCTTTTATGAACATATATTTTACTCCGTATCCTTTGAAAAAAAAGATATGGCTTTTTTTAATATGTCTCTTTCCATTTTTACTCGCTTGAGCTCCCTCTCAAGTCGTCTTATTTCTTCATCTTCCGGTTTTAATTTCCCTTTTCCCGGAAATGCATTATTCTTGTCTTCGAGATATTTCTTCTTCCATTTATGAATCGAGTTCTCGCTTATGCCCAAGTCTCTGGATACTTCTGCCACCGACATTCCTTCTTCGGTTACCATTTTGACTGCCGATAGCTTAAACTCTTTGTCGTAGGTTCTTCTTGTTTGTCCCATCTTAGTGTTCTCCTATATTTGTTTTAATTTAAATATAGTTGCTTTTCTGTCTGTCTACAAGATGGGGGCAAGATCACAACTACGTATGGTCGTGATGGTAAGGGTTGTATATTTGTTAAATCTGCTGGTAACCAAGGAAGTGAAGGTATAACTTTCCCTGGAAGATATTCAAAGGTACTCGCAGTAGGAGCAATAGATTCAAATGACATCCGAGTACCAATCAGCAGTTATGGTCCAGAATTAGATGTAGTGGCACCAAGTAATATTTTTTCAACAGATATTTCTGGTGATGCAGGATTAAAAAGTGGAGATTATTTCGGTTATTTTCAGAATACCTCTTCAGCAGCGCCACAAGTCGCTGGTTTAGCTGGATTAATATTATCTCTAAATAATAATCTATCAGAGGAAGAAGTTAGTAAAATTATTTGTTATACTGCTGATGATGTAAACACTAATGGATTTGATAATGAAACTGGCTGGGGAAGAATTAATGCTTACAGAGCACTTAATGCAATAAATCATACTACAGTTAATGGAATTTTGCCAAGTGAAGAAATATGGTTTGGAACAATCAACTTAACTGGGAATGTATTCGTCCCTAGCAGTGCCAGGTTAACTATCCTTTCAAGTGCAATTATATATTTGGGTACTAATTCAATCATTTCCACTGGTGGCACAATACATGTGGAAGATGGAGCAACAATAAACGGCTTGCGAGCAAAGTTGAAAAATACATATTCATCAAGCTATAAAGGATTATTCAGTACAGTTCAATCAGCAATCGATAATGCCGGTCAGTTAGATGAAATTCATATAGTAGGCGGACCATACAACGAAAACTTAAACATATCTAACAAAAATAGTATTTCAATCTACAGTGGGATAATCAATGGTACTATAACAGCGACTAATTCTCCAGGTCTGCAAATATTCGGAACAGAGTGCAATGCAATCTATTTGAACAACTGCACATTTCCAGTATTTAATAATGTATATATTTATGGGAACGGCTCAGGAACAGGATTGAGTCTTTACAACACGGATTATAATCCGGGAAATATGTTTAACACAATGGTCTGGAATTTTTCAACAGGATTTTATGCAAGCAACAGCTGGTGTTACTTAAATTCCGGAAATATATTTTATGAAAACAGCAGTGGAGTTGTATCTGCTTATAACTCAAACCTTAGTTTATACTATAATGAACTATGCAACATATCAGGATATCATTTGACAGCAGGGTACGGCGGATATATTTATGCACTGGGATGTTATTATGATAATGGAGTACCACGAATATTCCAGAACTATGGCACAGTAGAAGTTAATGGAGCGAATGTTTGTACTTTACCGAAAAGGAGCAGCACTGCAGAAAACATAAACACAGAAATAAGGAATGAACCAGTCGAAGGGGAATTCAAAGAGATTAATAATATGTTATATGATTTATCAAATCGTGTAAATGATGATATAA comes from Melioribacter roseus P3M-2 and encodes:
- a CDS encoding IS3 family transposase (programmed frameshift) — encoded protein: MGQTRRTYDKEFKLSAVKMVTEEGMSVAEVSRDLGISENSIHKWKKKYLEDKNNAFPGKGKLKPEDEEIRRLERELKRVKMERDILKKAISFFSKDTGVKYMFIKENRRNYPLELMCRVLRVSRSGYYNWLKRKLSSREIEDRKLLEIIRFHYNRSDGRYGSPRITASIRRNGIIVNRKKVARLMRLHNIRAKMKKRYKSTTRQNRKAEVSENLVKGNFRSEEKDKVWTSDITYLWTSEGWLYLAVIMDIYSRKIVGWSVSQRLSAEIINRALRIAVIHRNPPAGLIFHSDRGSQYTSKSFREQLKSYQMKQSMSSSGNCYDNAITESFFHTLKTELVNFEKYETRDEARQSIFRYIEIFYNRQRLHSALGYLSPVEFEEKNKEEIKERVA
- a CDS encoding S8 family serine peptidase, with protein sequence MTTTYGRDGKGCIFVKSAGNQGSEGITFPGRYSKVLAVGAIDSNDIRVPISSYGPELDVVAPSNIFSTDISGDAGLKSGDYFGYFQNTSSAAPQVAGLAGLILSLNNNLSEEEVSKIICYTADDVNTNGFDNETGWGRINAYRALNAINHTTVNGILPSEEIWFGTINLTGNVFVPSSARLTILSSAIIYLGTNSIISTGGTIHVEDGATINGLRAKLKNTYSSSYKGLFSTVQSAIDNAGQLDEIHIVGGPYNENLNISNKNSISIYSGIINGTITATNSPGLQIFGTECNAIYLNNCTFPVFNNVYIYGNGSGTGLSLYNTDYNPGNMFNTMVWNFSTGFYASNSWCYLNSGNIFYENSSGVVSAYNSNLSLYYNELCNISGYHLTAGYGGYIYALGCYYDNGVPRIFQNYGTVEVNGANVCTLPKRSSTAENINTEIRNEPVEGEFKEINNMLYDLSNRVNDDITRSGKFNKEKFRNEYVSVTNRLKNYIERNTDSNLSGAVLTTAVHCFRRIEDYESMKDFLEGISKNVNIRNEIRNLAKRYMIDYYSKKEDFFTALSIADEIIQEEKSNKNFVNDALYARGLIYAHNLKEVNKAKKCFDEIVKNSSDKNLIELAENQLKLLGYETEKEKKEVISKISNSKIEISNYPNPFNPSTVISYQLPERSLVTIKVYDILGREIATLIDEYQEAGTYSVEFSADEYQLSSGIYFYTLKAGNNYAVKKMLLAK